One uncultured Tolumonas sp. DNA segment encodes these proteins:
- the ileS gene encoding isoleucine--tRNA ligase, translated as MSDVKKKYPVFLPRTDFPMKADLPQREPKRVERWKADRVYEKVEARRRADNTAGKGKGRRILHDGPPYANGAIHMGHALNKILKDIVIKSLWLDGYESPYVPGWDCHGLPIEHAVEKDLGPKRREMPRAEFLAKCRAYAQKWIDAQRTGFQRLGVLGAWDDPYITMKPSYEAGVVRLLGRLFEGGAVTRKLKVVHWSYGARTALAEAEVEYADKSSYAITVAFPVKDEVARKLELPTPFYLPIWTTTPWTLPSNLAIAMHPDMEYAVVKAGDRHYVVAVSLLEDFQKKLGMELHTREIRKGVEFQTLTYRHAWIDRESPVLMADYVAADTGTGLVHTAPDHGVDDFNLAHHLGLLQLVGPDGRFVPAVDDPELEGKNIFDTNPLVVDRLKAIGALLHEEKLVHSYPHCWRTKTPIFFRATEQWFIIMDNELFHTGKSLRELGLEGVDATQWVPAQGRNRIHAMISGRPDWCISRQRAWGSPITVLRCTECGEPLVDKDIFEKAASAIEKEGIEVWAELPVEQLKPAGAKCAKCGSEVFQKETDILDVWIDSGVSGVVTSQTSPELSMEDYGKYIYLEGSDQHRGWFHSSLLFSLAATGQKPYNTVVTHGFVLDGKGQAMSKSLGNVISPDEMMKTYGADILRLWVANVDFSEDVRISKDILERNADAYRKIRNTLRFLLGALADYDPAKDAVPEAQWSPLDRWVWNAFLNLGEEVCEGYRSYDYLKVAQALLSFCQLELSGRYFEIIKDRLYCDSLESARRRSCRTVCHRLATGLAILMAPVLSFTADEIWENIPGAEGHVFEQRFPEGMGVPEEEAWTLLWSIKDALNQKLEPMRAAKEIGTGLDTRLGLSLKPELKPLLASLGETLEDLLVVSSVDLVPDGGSALAAEGFELSVEPHTGTKCPRCWNHRGGAGTGEEADLCARCAEVVVGAQA; from the coding sequence ATGAGCGACGTGAAGAAGAAGTATCCCGTTTTCCTTCCCCGGACGGACTTCCCCATGAAGGCGGATCTGCCCCAGCGGGAACCGAAGCGGGTGGAGCGGTGGAAGGCCGACCGGGTGTACGAGAAGGTCGAGGCCAGGCGCCGCGCGGACAATACCGCCGGAAAGGGGAAGGGCCGCCGCATCCTGCACGACGGGCCGCCCTACGCCAACGGCGCCATCCACATGGGCCACGCGCTCAACAAGATCCTGAAGGACATCGTCATCAAGTCGCTCTGGCTGGACGGCTACGAGTCTCCCTACGTGCCGGGCTGGGACTGCCACGGCCTGCCCATCGAGCACGCGGTGGAGAAGGACCTGGGCCCCAAGCGCCGGGAGATGCCCCGGGCCGAGTTCCTGGCCAAGTGCCGGGCCTACGCCCAGAAGTGGATCGACGCCCAGCGCACGGGCTTCCAGCGCCTGGGGGTGCTGGGCGCCTGGGACGACCCCTACATCACCATGAAGCCCAGCTACGAAGCCGGCGTGGTCCGGCTCCTGGGGCGCCTCTTCGAGGGCGGCGCAGTGACGCGCAAGCTGAAGGTGGTGCACTGGAGCTACGGCGCGCGCACCGCCCTGGCCGAGGCCGAGGTGGAGTACGCCGACAAGTCCAGCTACGCCATCACCGTGGCCTTCCCGGTCAAGGACGAGGTGGCCCGCAAGCTGGAGCTGCCGACCCCCTTCTACCTCCCCATCTGGACCACCACGCCCTGGACCCTGCCCAGCAACCTGGCCATCGCCATGCACCCTGACATGGAGTACGCGGTGGTGAAGGCGGGCGACCGCCACTACGTCGTGGCCGTCTCGCTGCTGGAGGACTTCCAGAAGAAGCTGGGCATGGAGCTCCACACCCGCGAGATCCGCAAGGGCGTCGAGTTCCAGACCCTGACCTACCGGCACGCCTGGATCGACCGGGAGAGCCCGGTGCTGATGGCCGACTACGTGGCCGCCGACACGGGCACGGGCCTGGTGCACACCGCCCCCGATCACGGCGTGGACGACTTCAACCTGGCCCACCACCTCGGGCTCCTGCAGCTGGTGGGGCCCGACGGCCGCTTCGTGCCGGCGGTGGACGACCCCGAGCTGGAAGGCAAGAACATCTTCGATACCAATCCGCTGGTGGTGGACCGTCTGAAGGCCATCGGCGCCCTCCTGCACGAGGAGAAGCTGGTCCACAGCTATCCCCACTGCTGGCGCACCAAGACACCCATCTTCTTCCGGGCCACGGAGCAGTGGTTCATCATCATGGACAACGAGCTCTTCCACACCGGCAAGAGCCTGCGCGAGCTGGGCCTGGAGGGCGTCGACGCCACCCAGTGGGTGCCGGCCCAGGGCCGCAACCGCATCCACGCCATGATCTCGGGCCGTCCCGACTGGTGCATCAGCCGCCAGCGCGCCTGGGGATCGCCCATCACCGTACTGCGCTGCACGGAGTGCGGCGAGCCGCTGGTGGACAAGGACATCTTCGAGAAGGCGGCCTCCGCCATCGAGAAGGAGGGCATCGAGGTCTGGGCGGAGCTGCCCGTGGAGCAGCTGAAGCCCGCGGGCGCGAAATGCGCCAAGTGCGGCAGCGAGGTCTTCCAGAAGGAGACGGACATCCTGGATGTCTGGATCGACTCCGGCGTCAGCGGCGTGGTGACCTCCCAGACCAGCCCCGAGCTGAGCATGGAGGACTACGGCAAGTACATCTACCTGGAGGGCTCCGACCAGCACCGCGGCTGGTTCCACAGCTCCCTGCTGTTCAGCCTGGCCGCCACCGGCCAGAAGCCCTACAACACCGTCGTGACCCACGGCTTCGTGCTGGACGGCAAGGGCCAGGCCATGAGCAAGAGCCTGGGCAACGTCATCTCCCCGGACGAGATGATGAAGACCTACGGCGCGGACATCCTGCGCCTGTGGGTGGCCAATGTGGACTTCAGCGAGGACGTGCGCATCTCCAAGGACATCCTCGAGCGCAACGCCGACGCCTACCGCAAGATCCGCAACACCTTGCGCTTCCTGCTGGGCGCCCTGGCGGACTACGACCCCGCGAAGGACGCGGTGCCCGAAGCCCAGTGGTCCCCGCTGGACCGCTGGGTCTGGAACGCCTTCCTGAACCTCGGCGAGGAGGTCTGCGAGGGCTACCGCAGCTACGACTACCTCAAGGTGGCCCAGGCGCTCCTCTCCTTCTGCCAGCTGGAGCTCTCCGGCCGGTACTTCGAGATCATCAAGGACCGCCTCTACTGCGACAGCCTGGAGAGCGCCCGCCGGCGCTCCTGCCGCACCGTCTGCCACCGCCTGGCCACGGGCCTCGCCATCCTCATGGCCCCCGTCCTCTCCTTCACGGCGGACGAGATCTGGGAGAACATCCCTGGTGCCGAGGGCCACGTCTTCGAGCAGCGGTTCCCGGAAGGCATGGGCGTGCCCGAGGAGGAGGCCTGGACGCTCCTCTGGAGCATCAAGGACGCCCTGAACCAGAAGCTGGAGCCCATGCGGGCCGCCAAGGAGATCGGCACCGGCCTGGATACCCGCCTGGGCCTGTCCCTCAAGCCCGAGCTGAAGCCCCTGCTGGCCTCTCTGGGCGAGACCCTGGAGGATCTGCTGGTGGTCTCCAGCGTGGACCTGGTGCCTGACGGCGGCTCGGCCCTCGCGGCCGAGGGCTTCGAGCTTTCGGTGGAGCCCCACACCGGGACCAAGTGCCCGCGCTGCTGGAACCACCGGGGCGGAGCCGGTACCGGCGAGGAGGCCGACCTCTGCGCGCGCTGCGCCGAGGTGGTCGTCGGGGCCCAGGCGTGA
- the lspA gene encoding signal peptidase II — translation MNGGFQGLGRRSPWLLLPAAALALDLGSKAMILARFAPGEVYPVIPGFFNLTLGMNPGAVFGTLGGLPDRIRIPFFAVVGLLALVFFGYEFLKERVSMPQRIGLGLIIGGALGNGYDRVLRHAVVDFLDFVFWGWHYWTFNLADSCILCGAVLLGWCMVRPAGKANG, via the coding sequence GTGAACGGCGGGTTCCAGGGTCTCGGGCGGCGCAGCCCCTGGCTGCTGCTGCCCGCGGCCGCCCTGGCCCTGGACCTGGGCAGCAAGGCCATGATCCTCGCCCGGTTCGCGCCGGGCGAGGTGTACCCCGTGATTCCCGGCTTCTTCAACCTGACCCTGGGCATGAACCCCGGCGCCGTCTTCGGCACCCTGGGCGGACTTCCCGACCGGATCCGCATCCCCTTCTTCGCGGTGGTGGGGCTCCTGGCCCTCGTCTTCTTCGGGTACGAGTTCCTGAAGGAGCGGGTCTCCATGCCCCAGCGGATCGGCCTGGGGCTCATCATCGGCGGCGCGCTGGGCAACGGCTACGACCGTGTGCTCCGCCACGCCGTGGTGGACTTCCTGGACTTCGTCTTCTGGGGCTGGCACTACTGGACCTTCAACCTGGCGGACAGCTGCATCCTCTGCGGGGCGGTCCTCCTCGGCTGGTGCATGGTCCGCCCGGCGGGGAAAGCGAACGGCTGA
- the flgL gene encoding flagellar hook-associated protein FlgL, with the protein MSLRAINPYTSYQMLMDLQRTKDQLANLQEQLASGNRLSRLSDDPTASALVLDFQTSIDQNKTYINQANSANSFLQTTETTLQSVSDAVARLLEIGQQGLSETNSSSSRNSIAQEVDGIKANLLGLANTQAQGKYIFAGTLTTTPPFTATAGGANYVGDSGLISLAVSASTTVTTNIPGNTAFFGNPPTGGQNSATDLFRQVSDLSSALKNNDTAGIRLAYTNLKSSVLENVTNSITDLGARQAQLQDLTDNLSSYNLSLQTIQGSYQDLDYPTAITDYTQTQTAQQASLSVLAKMNNLNLFNYLG; encoded by the coding sequence ATGAGCCTTCGCGCCATCAATCCCTATACGTCCTACCAGATGCTGATGGATCTCCAGCGGACCAAGGACCAGCTGGCCAACCTCCAGGAACAACTGGCCTCCGGGAACCGGCTGAGCCGCCTGAGCGATGACCCGACGGCCTCCGCCCTGGTGCTGGACTTCCAGACCTCCATCGACCAGAACAAGACCTACATCAACCAGGCCAACTCGGCCAACTCCTTCCTGCAGACCACGGAGACCACGCTGCAGTCCGTGAGCGACGCCGTCGCCCGCCTGCTGGAGATCGGCCAGCAGGGCCTCAGCGAGACCAACTCGAGCTCGTCCAGGAACTCCATTGCCCAGGAGGTGGACGGGATCAAGGCCAACCTCCTCGGGCTGGCCAACACCCAGGCCCAGGGGAAGTACATCTTCGCGGGCACGCTGACCACGACTCCGCCGTTCACGGCCACCGCGGGCGGCGCCAACTACGTCGGAGACAGCGGCCTGATCAGTCTGGCTGTGTCCGCCTCCACGACGGTGACGACGAACATTCCCGGCAACACCGCATTCTTCGGCAACCCGCCGACGGGCGGCCAGAACTCGGCGACCGACCTGTTCAGGCAGGTCTCAGATCTGAGTTCGGCCCTGAAGAACAACGATACTGCCGGCATCCGGCTTGCCTACACGAACCTGAAGAGCTCCGTCCTCGAAAACGTGACCAACTCGATCACGGACCTGGGTGCGCGGCAGGCCCAGCTGCAGGACCTGACGGACAACCTGTCCAGCTACAACCTGAGCCTCCAGACCATCCAGGGCAGCTACCAGGACCTGGACTATCCCACCGCGATCACGGACTACACCCAGACCCAGACGGCCCAGCAGGCCTCCCTGAGCGTCCTGGCCAAGATGAACAACCTGAACCTGTTCAACTACCTGGGCTGA
- a CDS encoding SUMF1/EgtB/PvdO family nonheme iron enzyme encodes MGTPSGAPTLYRFAEFEFHAGTGELHAHGRSLPLPEQACRVLMALLGSEGDVVSREELHRLLWPDRAYGDFEGGLNTAVCKLRQVLDDDGAEPRIIGTLPRRGYRLLVPVEKATAGGKSVMPQGERRPTLDPIWVAAGPGAPEQEPPVAQPEEPVSAKPFRSPWRLRLAGGLLLVSLAGGAAWLARGSAPQGTLMHRLTLPLRLLTGRVVRNPLGMEFVKLPAGRFHMGWEDPNSGWMGGSANDKPSHLVVLTQPLLMQTTEVTVGQFQAFVKATNYRTEGEMGAGIRVSRGLRPASAAQGNLPEATVQRLDANWRNPYFEQEAGCPVVGVSWNDAQAFLAWLNEQDPGKGYRLPTEAEWEYACRGGSEDVGLYGPLDDIAWHQGNSGFRTHPVAGRLPNAFGLYDMLGNAREWCEDWYVSGYPAEPSTDPKGPSWGTLRVTRGGAWHLLGFFDSVRPTCRLGYPAATASDDLGFRVVAGP; translated from the coding sequence ATGGGTACCCCATCCGGAGCCCCGACCCTCTACCGCTTCGCGGAGTTCGAGTTCCATGCCGGCACGGGGGAGCTGCATGCCCACGGCAGGAGCCTCCCGCTCCCGGAGCAGGCGTGCCGGGTGCTCATGGCCCTCCTTGGATCGGAAGGGGATGTGGTCAGCCGGGAGGAGCTGCACCGCCTCCTGTGGCCCGACCGGGCCTACGGCGACTTCGAGGGCGGCCTCAACACTGCGGTGTGCAAGCTGAGGCAGGTGCTCGACGATGACGGGGCGGAGCCCCGCATCATCGGCACCCTGCCGCGCCGGGGCTACCGGCTGCTGGTGCCGGTGGAGAAGGCCACCGCCGGGGGCAAGTCAGTGATGCCCCAGGGGGAGCGGCGGCCGACCCTGGATCCCATCTGGGTGGCGGCCGGGCCGGGGGCTCCGGAGCAGGAGCCCCCGGTGGCGCAGCCGGAAGAGCCCGTCTCCGCCAAGCCATTCCGGAGCCCGTGGCGGCTCCGCCTGGCCGGTGGCCTCCTGCTGGTGTCGCTGGCGGGCGGAGCGGCCTGGCTGGCCCGGGGTTCCGCGCCGCAGGGCACGCTGATGCACCGCCTGACCCTCCCGCTCCGGCTCCTGACGGGAAGGGTGGTTCGGAACCCGCTGGGCATGGAGTTCGTGAAGCTTCCGGCGGGCCGGTTCCACATGGGCTGGGAGGATCCCAACTCCGGCTGGATGGGGGGGAGCGCCAACGACAAGCCGAGCCATCTGGTGGTCCTGACGCAGCCCCTCCTGATGCAGACGACGGAAGTGACGGTGGGGCAGTTCCAGGCCTTCGTGAAGGCCACCAACTACCGGACCGAGGGGGAGATGGGCGCTGGGATCCGCGTCTCCAGGGGGCTCAGGCCCGCTTCCGCCGCCCAGGGCAATCTTCCGGAGGCGACGGTCCAGCGCCTCGATGCCAACTGGCGCAACCCCTACTTCGAACAGGAAGCCGGCTGTCCCGTCGTTGGCGTCAGCTGGAACGATGCCCAGGCCTTCCTGGCCTGGCTGAACGAGCAGGATCCGGGCAAGGGCTATCGGCTGCCCACGGAGGCGGAATGGGAGTATGCCTGCCGCGGGGGAAGCGAGGATGTCGGGCTCTACGGCCCCCTGGACGACATTGCCTGGCACCAGGGCAACAGCGGCTTCAGGACGCATCCGGTCGCCGGGCGGCTGCCCAATGCCTTCGGCCTCTACGACATGCTGGGCAACGCCAGGGAGTGGTGCGAGGACTGGTATGTGTCCGGCTATCCGGCGGAACCCTCGACGGACCCCAAGGGACCCTCCTGGGGAACCCTGAGGGTCACCCGAGGGGGCGCCTGGCACCTCCTCGGCTTTTTCGATTCCGTCCGCCCGACCTGCCGCCTGGGCTACCCCGCGGCCACGGCCTCGGACGATCTGGGATTCCGCGTCGTCGCGGGTCCCTGA
- a CDS encoding class I SAM-dependent methyltransferase produces the protein MEWFARDFDHPLYFEIYRSKEEEAFLEGPGLAALLSLPSGSLVLDLPSGWGRLRPWLERRGHRVVGGDLSRLNLRRQHQEFPGPSVCLDLRALPFRDGCADGVLCAYTSWGYFATEEENLRQLQEYARILRPGGVLLLDLAGRRVVERNVAEAPKGWYRAREGYRERVRWSPDGRRILAERLLEGEHFRHDIWLPEDAEVREALDAAGFALDAAYGGLNGSPWEDQAERWIYRAVRR, from the coding sequence ATGGAATGGTTCGCCCGGGACTTCGACCACCCGCTCTACTTCGAGATCTACCGCAGCAAGGAGGAGGAGGCCTTCCTGGAAGGCCCCGGCCTGGCAGCCCTGCTGTCCCTTCCCTCGGGCAGCCTGGTGCTGGACCTCCCCAGCGGCTGGGGCCGCCTGCGCCCGTGGCTGGAGCGGCGCGGCCACCGGGTCGTGGGCGGCGACCTGAGCCGCCTGAACCTCCGGCGCCAGCACCAGGAGTTCCCGGGACCATCGGTGTGCCTGGATCTACGCGCCCTGCCCTTCCGCGACGGCTGCGCCGACGGCGTCCTCTGCGCCTACACCAGCTGGGGCTACTTCGCCACGGAGGAGGAGAACCTCCGCCAGCTCCAGGAATACGCCCGGATCCTGCGCCCGGGCGGCGTGCTCCTGCTGGACCTGGCGGGACGCAGAGTCGTGGAGCGCAATGTCGCCGAGGCCCCGAAGGGCTGGTACCGGGCCCGGGAGGGCTACCGGGAGCGGGTCCGCTGGTCGCCCGACGGACGACGCATCCTGGCCGAGCGGCTCCTGGAGGGCGAGCACTTCCGCCACGACATCTGGCTGCCCGAGGATGCCGAGGTGCGGGAGGCCCTGGACGCCGCGGGGTTCGCCCTGGACGCGGCCTACGGCGGCCTGAACGGCAGCCCCTGGGAGGACCAGGCCGAGCGCTGGATCTACCGGGCGGTCAGACGCTGA
- a CDS encoding zf-TFIIB domain-containing protein, which translates to METVTLRCSACGAPLPAGAAQCPYCQAQAASVACPKCFGMVPVSARHCPHCGTAIVTEEHGPSGLGCPECRQPLSRTTVGDVALNQCARCGGVWLHRELFERIAQDREERGEVLGTLPGGGPHGTVAPEAIHYRPCPECGRLMNRTNYGRISGVILDTCKEHGLWFDQDELRRVLEFIEKGGLDKAREKQIQELEDRKRLAAASQPLPGAAMEDPRLFQEPRLFDLVDLVGGFMNLLRK; encoded by the coding sequence ATGGAAACCGTCACCCTCCGCTGCAGCGCCTGCGGCGCCCCCCTTCCCGCCGGGGCGGCCCAGTGCCCCTACTGCCAGGCCCAGGCGGCCTCGGTGGCCTGCCCGAAGTGCTTCGGCATGGTGCCGGTCAGTGCCCGGCACTGCCCGCACTGCGGCACGGCCATCGTCACCGAGGAGCACGGACCCTCCGGGCTGGGCTGTCCCGAGTGCAGGCAGCCGCTGTCCCGCACCACCGTGGGCGACGTGGCGCTCAATCAGTGCGCGCGCTGCGGCGGCGTGTGGCTGCACCGGGAGCTCTTCGAGCGCATCGCCCAGGACCGGGAGGAGCGGGGCGAGGTGCTGGGCACCCTCCCGGGCGGGGGACCCCACGGCACCGTGGCCCCGGAGGCCATCCACTACCGGCCCTGCCCGGAGTGCGGTCGGCTGATGAACCGCACCAACTACGGGCGCATCTCCGGCGTGATCCTGGACACCTGCAAGGAGCACGGGCTCTGGTTCGACCAGGACGAGCTCCGGCGGGTGCTGGAGTTCATCGAGAAGGGCGGGCTGGACAAGGCCAGGGAGAAGCAGATCCAGGAGCTGGAGGACAGGAAGCGGCTGGCGGCCGCCTCGCAGCCCCTGCCCGGCGCGGCCATGGAGGACCCCCGCCTGTTCCAGGAGCCAAGGCTCTTCGATCTCGTCGACCTGGTCGGCGGGTTCATGAACCTGCTGCGAAAGTGA
- a CDS encoding flagellar basal body rod C-terminal domain-containing protein, protein MDEEATALLSFQRGYQASAHFISVIDQLTAQLMTQFGT, encoded by the coding sequence ATGGACGAGGAGGCCACGGCGCTCCTCTCCTTCCAGCGGGGCTACCAGGCCTCGGCGCACTTCATCAGCGTCATCGACCAGCTCACCGCCCAGCTCATGACGCAGTTCGGAACCTAG
- the trmFO gene encoding methylenetetrahydrofolate--tRNA-(uracil(54)-C(5))-methyltransferase (FADH(2)-oxidizing) TrmFO: MAEIAIIGAGLAGSEAAWQLARLGHRVRLHEMRPETLTPAHLTAHAAEMVCSNSFKSDDPCSATGILKAELARLGSFILEKAVRHRVPAGNSLAVDRDAFALDVTESLRYLPNLHWIPGMVSAPDPALPTLIATGPLTADPLAEWLSATCGGRRLFFYDAIAPIVEADSIDMSVAFRASRYGKGAADFINCPLDHDQYERFLDALLAAPRAELHDFDTPFFEACLPIEVMADRGRETLRHGPMKPVGLDDPRTGRWPHAAVQLRQDSLAGGLFNMVGFQTRLRWDAQREVFRLIPGLENAAFARLGSIHRNTYVEAPSVLDATLAVRGQPQLWLCGQLSGVEGYLESAACGLAAALFIDGALRGVPPEPLPRETVLGALLHYISHAPLKDFSPMNAMLGLLPELPEGLLDHRALKRAGGTRALKQAKGQAFRERSLEHLEHYLSGKGIVR; encoded by the coding sequence GTGGCGGAGATCGCGATCATCGGTGCGGGGCTGGCCGGCTCCGAGGCCGCCTGGCAGCTGGCCCGGCTCGGGCACCGGGTGCGCCTGCACGAGATGCGGCCGGAGACCCTCACCCCCGCCCACCTCACAGCCCACGCCGCCGAGATGGTGTGCTCCAACTCCTTCAAGAGCGACGATCCCTGCTCGGCTACCGGCATCCTCAAGGCCGAGCTGGCCCGCCTAGGGTCGTTCATCCTCGAGAAGGCCGTGCGCCACCGCGTTCCGGCCGGGAACTCCCTTGCGGTGGACCGGGACGCATTCGCGCTCGACGTGACCGAGAGCCTGAGGTACCTGCCGAACCTCCACTGGATTCCGGGCATGGTATCCGCCCCCGATCCCGCGCTGCCGACCCTCATCGCCACCGGCCCCCTCACGGCGGATCCGCTCGCGGAGTGGCTGTCCGCGACTTGCGGGGGCCGCCGGCTGTTCTTCTACGATGCCATCGCACCCATCGTCGAGGCGGACTCCATCGACATGTCCGTCGCCTTCCGGGCCTCGCGCTACGGCAAGGGGGCCGCAGACTTCATCAACTGCCCGCTGGACCACGACCAGTACGAGCGCTTCCTGGACGCGCTGCTGGCCGCGCCCCGGGCGGAGCTCCACGACTTCGACACGCCCTTCTTCGAAGCCTGCCTGCCCATCGAGGTGATGGCGGACCGTGGCCGCGAGACCCTCCGGCACGGCCCCATGAAGCCGGTGGGGCTCGATGATCCGCGCACCGGCCGCTGGCCCCACGCCGCCGTCCAGCTCCGCCAGGACTCGCTCGCGGGAGGCCTCTTCAACATGGTGGGCTTCCAGACACGCCTGCGTTGGGACGCCCAGCGGGAGGTCTTCCGCCTGATCCCCGGCCTGGAGAACGCAGCGTTCGCCCGCCTCGGCAGCATCCACCGCAATACCTATGTGGAAGCGCCCTCGGTCCTGGATGCGACCCTCGCCGTGAGGGGGCAGCCGCAGCTCTGGCTCTGCGGGCAGCTCAGCGGTGTCGAGGGCTACCTGGAATCCGCGGCCTGCGGGCTGGCCGCCGCCCTCTTCATCGACGGCGCCCTCCGCGGCGTCCCGCCGGAGCCCCTGCCCCGGGAGACCGTGCTCGGCGCGCTGCTGCACTACATCTCGCACGCGCCGCTGAAGGACTTCTCTCCGATGAACGCCATGCTGGGCCTCCTGCCCGAACTGCCTGAAGGCCTCCTCGATCACCGGGCGCTGAAGCGGGCCGGCGGCACCCGTGCCCTGAAGCAGGCCAAGGGGCAGGCCTTCCGCGAGCGGTCACTGGAGCACCTGGAGCACTACCTGTCCGGAAAGGGGATCGTCCGATGA
- a CDS encoding peptide ABC transporter substrate-binding protein has product MRLPGALLLLWLTAAGGLAQDFRFNMVDQPETLDPSRIGSWRQRFPYYALFEGLIVNNPRTAKGEPGLAESWKVSNGGRTYTFRLRKAVWSDGTPIVAQTVVDSWLRSLDPRTGSLLAELMASNLEGGDAYFRGRGRKEDVKVRALDARTLEVTFILPGPHVLDLLTSWTWAVLPLHAIQKFGDAWTKPGNFVGNGPFVLKEWKPGDRLVVVKNMNYWDARHVKLGSITFFSVDDLAVGYDRYKAGQFDWQCDVDPARTDEVTGRKDFHRGAGSTVQYYIFSVTRKPFSDARVRRAFSMALDRGVLVAQVLKGDQLPTAGFVPSFGGFKTTRGNPFNPGLAGKLLAEAGYPGGRGFPKVEVIFNENANYKRIAEWAKQQWKAILGVDVEVRALDWDALLEARQKTHDFLIARAGWQADYPDPMNFLGDLLRTGSAANDGLYSNPKADALLERACLLPGGPARDRELMQAEELMITQDQAVLPLYFHVNRDLIDLDKWGGWYENPLGIHPWKAIYRK; this is encoded by the coding sequence ATGCGACTCCCCGGCGCGCTCCTTCTCCTTTGGCTGACCGCCGCCGGAGGGCTTGCCCAGGACTTCCGCTTCAACATGGTGGACCAGCCTGAGACCCTCGATCCGTCCAGGATCGGAAGCTGGAGGCAACGCTTCCCCTACTATGCCCTCTTCGAGGGACTGATCGTCAACAACCCCAGGACGGCCAAGGGCGAACCCGGCCTCGCGGAGAGCTGGAAGGTGAGCAACGGGGGCCGCACCTACACCTTCAGGCTCCGGAAGGCGGTCTGGTCCGATGGCACACCCATCGTGGCCCAGACGGTCGTGGACTCCTGGCTCCGGAGCCTGGATCCGCGGACGGGCTCTCTGCTGGCCGAACTGATGGCCAGCAACCTCGAGGGGGGAGATGCCTACTTCCGTGGCCGGGGCAGGAAGGAGGATGTGAAGGTTCGCGCCCTCGATGCCCGGACCCTCGAGGTCACCTTCATCTTGCCCGGTCCCCATGTCCTCGATCTGCTGACCAGCTGGACCTGGGCCGTGCTCCCGCTGCATGCCATCCAGAAGTTCGGAGACGCTTGGACCAAGCCTGGGAACTTCGTGGGCAATGGTCCGTTCGTGCTGAAGGAGTGGAAACCGGGCGACCGCCTGGTGGTTGTGAAGAACATGAACTACTGGGACGCCCGGCACGTGAAGCTGGGGAGCATCACCTTCTTCTCCGTCGACGATCTGGCCGTGGGCTACGACCGCTACAAGGCCGGTCAGTTCGACTGGCAATGCGACGTCGATCCGGCCCGTACCGATGAGGTCACTGGGAGGAAGGACTTCCACCGGGGGGCCGGCAGCACGGTCCAGTACTACATCTTCAGCGTGACGCGGAAGCCCTTCAGCGATGCCCGGGTCCGGCGAGCCTTCTCGATGGCCCTGGATCGCGGGGTGCTCGTGGCGCAGGTGCTCAAGGGGGACCAGCTGCCCACCGCGGGGTTCGTCCCTTCCTTCGGCGGCTTCAAGACGACCCGGGGCAACCCCTTCAACCCTGGCTTGGCGGGGAAGCTCCTGGCCGAAGCGGGGTACCCCGGGGGCAGGGGCTTTCCCAAGGTCGAGGTCATCTTCAACGAGAACGCCAACTACAAGCGGATTGCGGAATGGGCGAAGCAGCAGTGGAAGGCCATCCTGGGGGTGGATGTGGAGGTCCGCGCCCTGGACTGGGATGCGCTCCTGGAAGCCCGCCAGAAGACCCACGACTTCCTCATCGCCCGGGCGGGTTGGCAGGCGGACTACCCCGACCCGATGAACTTCCTCGGGGACCTGCTCAGGACGGGCAGTGCCGCCAACGACGGGCTGTACTCCAACCCGAAGGCCGATGCCCTCCTCGAGCGGGCCTGCCTGCTCCCGGGCGGTCCCGCCCGGGACCGGGAGCTGATGCAGGCCGAGGAGCTCATGATCACCCAGGACCAGGCCGTGCTCCCGCTCTACTTCCACGTGAACAGGGACCTCATCGACCTGGACAAGTGGGGCGGGTGGTACGAGAACCCCCTGGGCATCCACCCCTGGAAGGCCATCTACCGGAAGTGA